The following proteins are co-located in the Synechococcus sp. PROS-U-1 genome:
- a CDS encoding trypsin-like peptidase domain-containing protein, with product MTFQSRSLAASALAGGLLVAGVSSIPLLVGPQQAEARPAIRRDSFVAAAVKRSGPAVVTLETARTVKQSGAAGVPPALMRDPMFRHFFGIPRSAGPRSRVQRGQGSGVIFDAKGLLLTNAHVVEGADQLTVGLSDGRRVPARVVGKDSLTDLAVVRLEGPGPWPVADLGDSDRLSVGDWAIAVGNPYGLESTVTLGIISNLNRNVAQLGISGKRLYLIQTDAAINPGNSGGPLLNADGEVIGINTLVRSGPGAGLGFAIPVNRARAIADQLVTRGKARHPVIGIRLSPVPRPTPTSQVPPGAVIRSVQPGGPADRAGLKVDDVITTFDGKPVADPAAVVSAIDRRGVGATVVLGVRRGQEQITIEVKPVDLSALASS from the coding sequence ATGACGTTCCAGTCCCGCTCGCTTGCCGCTTCCGCTCTGGCGGGGGGATTGCTGGTGGCCGGAGTTTCGTCGATTCCCTTGCTTGTTGGTCCTCAGCAGGCTGAGGCGCGCCCTGCGATCCGTCGCGACTCGTTTGTCGCTGCCGCCGTCAAACGCAGTGGTCCGGCTGTGGTCACCCTGGAGACGGCTCGGACCGTGAAGCAGTCCGGTGCTGCGGGTGTGCCCCCGGCGCTCATGCGGGATCCCATGTTTCGCCACTTCTTCGGGATTCCACGCTCTGCGGGTCCGCGCTCCAGGGTTCAACGTGGTCAAGGAAGTGGAGTCATCTTCGATGCCAAGGGCCTACTCCTGACTAATGCTCACGTGGTGGAGGGGGCGGATCAACTCACTGTGGGCCTGTCCGATGGGAGAAGGGTGCCTGCCCGGGTGGTGGGTAAAGACAGCCTCACTGATCTCGCAGTGGTCCGTCTTGAAGGTCCCGGCCCTTGGCCTGTCGCTGATCTGGGCGATTCCGATCGACTCAGTGTGGGCGACTGGGCGATTGCAGTGGGCAACCCCTATGGGCTGGAGAGCACGGTGACCCTGGGGATCATCAGCAATCTCAACCGCAACGTTGCTCAGCTCGGGATTTCTGGCAAGCGTCTGTATCTGATCCAGACCGATGCAGCGATCAATCCCGGCAACTCCGGGGGGCCGCTGCTCAATGCCGATGGCGAGGTGATCGGGATCAACACTCTGGTGCGATCAGGGCCTGGGGCGGGTCTGGGTTTTGCCATCCCCGTCAATCGTGCCCGTGCCATTGCGGACCAGTTGGTGACCCGCGGCAAGGCCCGTCACCCGGTGATCGGCATTCGTCTGTCCCCGGTGCCCCGCCCCACACCGACATCCCAAGTGCCGCCCGGAGCCGTGATTCGCTCTGTCCAGCCTGGGGGACCGGCGGACCGCGCCGGGCTCAAAGTGGATGACGTGATCACGACGTTCGACGGCAAGCCTGTCGCTGACCCTGCAGCCGTGGTCAGTGCCATCGACCGCCGTGGTGTGGGGGCCACGGTTGTGTTGGGAGTGCGACGTGGTCAGGAGCAGATCACGATCGAAGTCAAGCCTGTCGATTTGTCGGCCTTGGCCTCAAGTTGA
- the hrpB gene encoding ATP-dependent helicase HrpB — protein MSQFPIDALLARICSEVRPGQTVLLQAPPGAGKTTRVPLALIGALTEGPGVFAGKQKIWMIEPRRLATKAAAARLAASLGEDVGGRIGYAVRGEQKRSSRTQVEVITDGLFLRRLQSDPSLDGVGCVIFDEFHERGRDADLALALLREARPLLNPDLALMLMSATLDLSDLRERLPEATVLESPGRCYPVETHHQAPRPDEPLPRQVLRAIEHHALEQPQGSGVLVFLPGLAEIERCRQTLTEAAALQNWRIQVLHGQLPLQQQSSALQRCDPNQDGSIILASAIAESSLTIDGVRLVIDSGLSRQLRYDPNTQMEGLETTASSLASAEQRKGRAGRQCPGSCIRLWSPAEQQRRPRFHPPELLLADPQPVLMELAQWGAGLGDELPWLDPPPAAAMQEGQHGLQQLGLLEQDGRISRRGRLIGGLGVHPRLGMLLLEAHEQGAPQLGCDLAAILSERDPFDRRQIGSDLEARLNSIQRHPSLRTLSQQLRRQLNRLGPSPQNQGSSVSAGDLILAAFPEWLAQERPDQTGRYQLRQGRGAVLLPWDPLQGSPALAVARVDMGDRDTRIQMAVALSQSTLLTIAEQDGHWQDLVSWDPERQRIRAERLLKLGELVVRRTPQPSPAAPLCRSLLIEQLQKNSSLDALPWTDSSHQLRQRLEWMHQQVGSPWPARDLTTLLEQADTWLGPTLEGCLGWGDISTAALEEALWGDLDWSLRQQLDGLLPRRVPIPAGRQATLLYTGDEVILAVKLQEMFGCDDGPHVLNGRIPVTLELLSPAGRPLQRTRDLKGFWQGSYQDVRREMRGRYPKHPWPDDPRQALPTARTKRRSSGGQA, from the coding sequence TTGAGCCAGTTCCCGATCGACGCCCTGCTGGCGCGGATCTGCTCTGAAGTTCGCCCGGGACAAACAGTTCTGCTGCAGGCGCCACCCGGGGCAGGCAAGACCACACGGGTTCCCTTAGCGCTGATCGGGGCCCTGACGGAAGGGCCGGGGGTCTTCGCAGGGAAGCAAAAAATCTGGATGATTGAGCCGCGGCGGCTGGCCACCAAGGCCGCCGCCGCCCGCCTCGCCGCCAGCCTCGGAGAAGACGTGGGTGGCCGCATCGGCTATGCCGTACGCGGGGAACAGAAACGATCCAGCCGCACCCAGGTGGAGGTGATCACCGACGGCCTCTTCCTGCGGCGCCTGCAGAGCGACCCCTCACTGGATGGGGTGGGCTGCGTAATTTTCGATGAATTTCATGAGAGGGGGCGTGATGCGGATCTGGCCCTCGCGCTGCTGCGCGAAGCGCGTCCGCTGCTGAATCCAGACCTGGCGTTGATGTTGATGTCCGCCACGCTGGATCTGTCCGACCTGAGAGAACGCCTGCCCGAAGCGACAGTGCTGGAAAGCCCAGGCCGCTGTTACCCGGTGGAGACCCATCACCAAGCGCCACGACCGGACGAACCCCTGCCTCGACAGGTGTTACGCGCCATTGAGCACCATGCCCTCGAGCAACCTCAGGGAAGCGGTGTACTGGTCTTCCTGCCTGGGCTCGCAGAGATTGAACGCTGCAGGCAGACCCTGACCGAAGCAGCGGCTCTGCAGAACTGGCGCATTCAAGTGCTGCATGGGCAACTCCCACTGCAACAACAGAGTTCAGCCCTCCAGCGCTGCGATCCGAACCAGGACGGCAGCATCATCCTGGCCAGTGCCATTGCGGAAAGCTCCCTCACAATCGATGGTGTGCGGCTGGTGATTGACAGCGGCCTCAGCCGTCAACTGCGCTACGACCCCAACACCCAAATGGAAGGCCTGGAGACGACCGCCTCCAGCCTGGCCAGTGCGGAGCAGCGCAAGGGCCGAGCCGGCCGCCAATGCCCAGGCAGCTGCATCCGCCTCTGGTCGCCCGCGGAGCAACAGCGACGACCACGCTTCCACCCCCCCGAACTACTGCTGGCGGATCCCCAGCCCGTATTGATGGAACTGGCCCAGTGGGGAGCTGGACTGGGGGATGAGCTGCCATGGCTGGACCCACCACCTGCAGCCGCCATGCAGGAGGGACAGCACGGCCTGCAACAGCTCGGCCTGCTGGAGCAAGACGGCCGCATCAGCAGGCGGGGACGGTTGATCGGCGGCCTGGGCGTTCACCCCCGTCTCGGCATGCTGCTGCTGGAGGCCCATGAACAGGGCGCCCCCCAGCTGGGGTGTGATTTGGCGGCAATCCTCAGCGAAAGGGATCCCTTCGATCGCCGCCAAATCGGTAGCGATCTCGAGGCCCGGCTCAACAGCATCCAGCGCCATCCATCACTGCGAACGCTCAGCCAGCAGCTCCGCCGCCAACTGAATCGACTTGGCCCGTCACCCCAGAACCAGGGATCGTCCGTCAGCGCCGGCGATCTGATCCTGGCGGCCTTTCCGGAATGGCTAGCGCAAGAGCGACCGGACCAGACCGGTCGCTATCAGTTGCGCCAGGGACGCGGCGCCGTGCTGCTTCCCTGGGATCCGCTTCAGGGGAGCCCGGCCCTGGCCGTCGCCAGGGTCGACATGGGCGACAGAGACACCCGCATCCAGATGGCAGTGGCCCTGAGCCAGAGCACCCTGCTGACCATCGCTGAGCAAGACGGCCATTGGCAGGACTTAGTCAGCTGGGATCCTGAACGCCAGAGGATCCGCGCCGAACGACTGCTGAAACTGGGTGAATTGGTGGTGCGCCGCACGCCACAGCCTTCGCCAGCAGCGCCGCTATGCCGGAGCCTGCTCATCGAACAGCTGCAGAAGAACTCCAGCCTTGACGCACTGCCCTGGACGGACAGCAGCCATCAACTGCGCCAACGGCTGGAATGGATGCATCAGCAGGTGGGCAGCCCATGGCCGGCAAGGGATCTCACGACGCTGCTGGAGCAGGCTGACACCTGGCTTGGTCCAACCCTGGAGGGCTGCCTGGGTTGGGGCGACATCAGCACAGCAGCACTGGAAGAAGCGCTCTGGGGCGATCTGGACTGGAGCCTCAGACAACAGCTGGATGGGCTGTTGCCGCGTCGCGTCCCGATCCCAGCCGGCCGGCAGGCCACACTGCTTTACACGGGCGACGAGGTCATCCTTGCCGTGAAATTGCAGGAGATGTTCGGATGTGACGACGGGCCCCACGTGCTGAATGGTCGTATCCCCGTCACCCTGGAACTGCTCTCACCGGCAGGTCGTCCCCTGCAACGCACCCGGGATCTCAAAGGCTTCTGGCAAGGTAGCTATCAGGACGTGCGCCGCGAGATGCGAGGGCGCTACCCCAAGCACCCCTGGCCCGACGACCCCCGCCAGGCACTGCCGACCGCCCGCACGAAACGCAGGTCAAGCGGAGGGCAGGCGTAA
- a CDS encoding ABC-F family ATP-binding cassette domain-containing protein, translating to MLRLENVSKIYPTGEVLRAVTWEVKPGDRIGLVGVNGAGKSTQMRLIAGHEEPTSGQVVRQGEPRIAYLQQEFDVDLERTVRQELFQAFGEAAEVMNRQKQVEEAMGSERAAEDPEHLDQLIQQLGQLQSRFEALHGYELDARIDKLLPTIGFTAEGAELQVKDYSGGWQMRIALGKILLQEPDLLLLDEPTNHLDVETIQWLETYLLEQSAALVVISHDRTFLDRVCNQIVSTERGVSRSYLGNYTAHLEQKQMEREATQAAFERQQKDIATQQAYIDRFRASATRSTQAKSREKQLDKVERVEAPIESVAGPSFQFPPAPRSGAQVALIDNVTHSYGDKILFLGAELEVQRGDRIAFVGPNGAGKSTLLRLVMGVEPPDEGSARLGEHNVIAGYFEQNQAEALDLSKTVIDTMYEAVPDWTQTQVRSLLGSFCFSNDSVFKEVGKLSGGEKARLALALMLLTPCNLLVLDEPTNHLDIPAKQMLEDALMAYEGAALLVSHDRYFISRVANRIVELREGELVLYRGDYNYYLEKKEEERAAAKEKELAAERESKRKANKEKQKARDARRKKAA from the coding sequence GTGCTGCGACTCGAAAACGTCAGCAAGATTTACCCCACTGGGGAAGTGCTTCGCGCGGTGACCTGGGAGGTCAAACCTGGGGACAGGATTGGACTGGTGGGGGTCAACGGCGCCGGTAAATCCACCCAAATGCGTCTCATCGCCGGTCACGAGGAACCGACCAGTGGCCAGGTGGTGCGTCAGGGAGAACCCCGCATTGCTTACCTCCAGCAGGAATTTGACGTGGACCTGGAGCGCACCGTGCGCCAGGAGCTCTTTCAGGCCTTCGGCGAAGCAGCCGAGGTGATGAACCGGCAAAAGCAGGTGGAGGAGGCCATGGGGTCGGAACGCGCTGCGGAAGATCCCGAGCATCTCGATCAGCTGATCCAGCAACTCGGACAGCTGCAAAGCCGTTTCGAAGCGCTGCATGGCTACGAACTCGATGCCCGGATCGACAAGCTTCTGCCCACGATCGGCTTCACAGCTGAGGGGGCTGAGCTTCAGGTGAAGGACTATTCCGGGGGGTGGCAAATGCGCATCGCCCTGGGGAAAATCCTTCTGCAGGAGCCGGATCTACTGCTGCTGGACGAACCGACGAACCATCTGGATGTGGAGACCATCCAATGGCTGGAGACCTACCTGCTGGAGCAGAGTGCCGCTCTCGTGGTGATCAGCCACGACCGCACCTTCCTCGACCGGGTCTGCAATCAGATCGTCTCCACCGAGCGTGGCGTGTCCCGCAGCTATCTGGGGAACTACACCGCCCACCTGGAGCAGAAACAGATGGAACGGGAGGCCACGCAGGCGGCCTTCGAACGCCAGCAGAAAGACATCGCCACCCAACAGGCCTACATCGATCGTTTTCGCGCCAGCGCTACGCGCAGCACCCAGGCCAAGAGCCGTGAGAAGCAACTGGACAAAGTGGAACGGGTGGAGGCACCGATCGAATCCGTGGCGGGGCCGAGTTTCCAGTTCCCGCCCGCTCCGCGCTCAGGGGCGCAGGTTGCCCTGATCGACAACGTCACCCACAGCTATGGAGACAAGATCCTGTTTCTGGGGGCTGAACTGGAGGTCCAGCGGGGAGACCGCATCGCCTTCGTGGGTCCCAACGGCGCAGGCAAGTCAACCCTGCTGCGCCTGGTCATGGGGGTGGAACCCCCCGATGAAGGCAGTGCCCGACTGGGGGAGCACAACGTCATTGCGGGCTACTTCGAACAGAACCAAGCCGAAGCACTGGATCTATCGAAGACCGTGATCGACACGATGTACGAAGCGGTCCCCGACTGGACCCAGACCCAGGTTCGTTCGCTGCTGGGCAGTTTCTGCTTCAGCAACGACTCGGTGTTCAAGGAGGTCGGGAAGCTCAGCGGAGGAGAAAAAGCCCGCCTGGCACTGGCGCTGATGTTGCTCACCCCCTGCAACCTGCTGGTCTTGGATGAGCCCACCAATCACCTCGACATTCCGGCCAAGCAGATGCTCGAGGACGCCTTGATGGCCTACGAAGGAGCTGCGCTACTGGTCTCCCACGACCGTTATTTCATCTCCCGCGTGGCCAACCGGATCGTCGAACTGCGAGAGGGCGAGCTGGTCCTGTATCGGGGTGATTACAACTACTACCTCGAGAAAAAAGAGGAGGAAAGGGCTGCTGCCAAGGAGAAAGAACTGGCTGCAGAGCGAGAGTCCAAGCGGAAAGCCAACAAGGAGAAGCAGAAAGCACGCGACGCCCGCCGCAAAAAGGCGGCCTGA
- a CDS encoding TrkA family potassium uptake protein, with protein sequence MKEWWQWSPIQGSDRLGFAIIGVGRFGIAVCRELLQNGADVLAVDRSERAVDELRQVEPSVEARVVDCTDEEALREAGVLEMGTVVVAISEPIEASITATLIAKDSEGSRVRQVIARATSDLHEKMLKRVGADRVIFPSRMQGERLGLELVRPNLMERLALDEQHCIEEIKVPEPFVGRSLRDLNLRKNFRVNVLAAGPQSSLMVNPPASHVLEEGHLLVVMGLVDDLQRLPKI encoded by the coding sequence ATGAAGGAGTGGTGGCAGTGGAGCCCGATCCAGGGCAGCGATCGCCTGGGCTTCGCGATCATCGGCGTCGGCCGTTTCGGCATTGCTGTTTGCCGGGAGCTGCTTCAGAACGGCGCGGATGTTCTGGCCGTGGACCGCTCGGAACGGGCGGTGGATGAATTGCGTCAAGTGGAGCCCAGCGTGGAGGCCCGCGTTGTCGACTGCACCGACGAAGAGGCCCTTCGGGAGGCCGGCGTGCTCGAGATGGGAACCGTGGTGGTAGCGATCAGCGAGCCGATCGAGGCGAGCATCACCGCAACGTTGATCGCCAAAGACAGTGAAGGAAGCCGGGTTCGCCAGGTAATCGCGAGGGCGACAAGCGACCTCCACGAAAAAATGCTGAAACGGGTGGGTGCCGACAGGGTGATCTTCCCCTCGCGTATGCAGGGAGAACGCCTCGGGCTTGAACTGGTGCGCCCCAACCTGATGGAGCGCTTGGCCCTGGATGAACAGCACTGCATCGAGGAGATCAAGGTTCCGGAACCGTTTGTGGGCCGGTCGCTCCGGGATCTGAATCTGCGCAAGAACTTCCGGGTCAACGTGCTGGCGGCTGGACCACAAAGCAGCTTGATGGTGAACCCACCGGCGTCCCATGTGCTGGAGGAGGGTCACCTACTGGTGGTGATGGGGCTAGTGGACGATCTGCAACGCCTGCCCAAGATCTGA
- a CDS encoding SLC13 family permease produces the protein MAELINVLQNPQALITLAVLALAVVLFITGVIAPELTGLLSLSLLIATGVLNPQEALAGFGSPALITLLGLFPVSAALFKSGALDRLRALIASERIRSSRRLIALMAFVIAPVSGVVPNTPVVASLLPVVEGWCQRRGISPSRVLLPLSFSTVLGGTLTLLGSSVNLLVSDISQQLGYGSLDLFSFTLISLPVWLAGAIYLVLAPRVLLPDRGASTDDLGGDPKDSSYCTEVRIPSDSELVGRSLLNSRLQRRFDVDVLELQRGGERLLPPLADRRLEAGDHLLLRVTRPDLLRLQQDHTVQLTTQGKNAGFSLNTEEASGQKTVEVLLPAGSTLAGASLRELRFRQRHNATVLALRRGQETVQERLGQVILREGDVLLLQAPIDSIRGLQASNDLLVLDRLEDDLPTVRRKPVAVSIAIAMLLLPSLTPIPLVAAVLLAMVSVVATGCLRLGELQRSIRLDVILLLGSLTSFSVAMQSTGLADAMALVLQQGLAGWPSYAALMVIFIGTTLLTQVMSNAASVALLAPVAVQLAPSLQMSPTALLITVLFGASQSFLTPVGYQTNLMVFGPGRYRFLDVTRYGLGLTAIMTFLVPALILWHYGGS, from the coding sequence ATGGCCGAGCTGATCAACGTTCTTCAGAACCCACAGGCGTTGATCACGCTGGCCGTGCTGGCTCTGGCGGTGGTGTTGTTCATCACCGGGGTGATTGCTCCTGAGCTCACAGGACTGCTGAGCCTAAGCCTATTAATCGCAACTGGAGTGCTCAACCCACAGGAGGCCCTGGCGGGGTTTGGCAGCCCTGCGCTGATCACCCTGTTGGGCCTGTTTCCTGTCTCCGCTGCACTGTTCAAAAGCGGGGCCCTGGATCGACTTCGGGCCCTCATCGCCTCGGAACGGATCCGTTCGTCGCGCCGTCTGATCGCCCTGATGGCCTTCGTTATTGCCCCGGTCTCAGGGGTTGTGCCCAACACGCCCGTGGTGGCATCCCTGCTTCCCGTCGTCGAAGGCTGGTGCCAGCGGCGTGGCATTTCGCCATCCCGGGTGTTGCTGCCGTTGTCGTTTTCAACGGTTCTGGGGGGCACCCTGACGCTGCTGGGCAGCTCGGTGAACCTGTTGGTGAGCGACATCAGTCAACAACTTGGATATGGCTCGCTCGATCTGTTCAGCTTCACTTTGATCAGCTTGCCGGTCTGGCTGGCAGGGGCGATTTATTTGGTGTTGGCTCCAAGGGTCCTGCTGCCGGACCGTGGTGCCAGCACGGATGACCTCGGTGGCGATCCCAAGGACAGCAGCTATTGCACTGAAGTGCGCATCCCTTCCGACTCTGAGCTCGTGGGGCGCTCTCTGCTGAACAGTCGACTCCAACGTCGGTTCGACGTTGATGTGCTGGAACTGCAGCGCGGTGGAGAGCGACTGCTGCCACCTCTGGCGGACCGTCGTCTTGAGGCCGGCGATCATCTGCTCTTGCGCGTCACCCGCCCGGATCTGCTGCGGCTACAGCAGGATCACACGGTTCAGCTCACGACCCAGGGCAAAAACGCGGGTTTCAGCCTGAACACCGAAGAAGCCAGTGGTCAGAAAACCGTGGAGGTGTTGTTACCGGCTGGCTCCACCCTGGCTGGCGCCAGCCTGCGGGAATTGCGATTCCGGCAACGCCACAACGCGACAGTGCTGGCCCTGCGCCGCGGCCAGGAGACCGTCCAGGAGCGCCTGGGGCAGGTCATCCTGCGCGAAGGAGATGTGCTGCTGCTTCAGGCACCAATCGACTCCATCCGCGGCCTGCAAGCCAGCAATGACTTGTTGGTCCTGGATCGACTGGAAGATGACCTCCCCACGGTGCGGCGCAAGCCCGTGGCGGTGAGCATCGCCATCGCGATGCTGCTGCTGCCCAGCCTGACCCCGATCCCTTTGGTGGCCGCTGTGCTGTTGGCCATGGTGAGCGTGGTGGCCACAGGCTGTCTGCGCCTCGGAGAACTGCAGCGCTCGATCCGGCTGGATGTGATTCTGCTGCTGGGCTCTCTCACAAGCTTCAGCGTTGCCATGCAGAGCACGGGCCTTGCGGACGCCATGGCTCTGGTGCTCCAGCAGGGGCTGGCGGGCTGGCCGAGCTACGCCGCCCTCATGGTGATCTTCATTGGCACCACACTGTTGACCCAGGTGATGAGCAATGCAGCCTCGGTGGCGCTGTTGGCACCTGTGGCTGTGCAACTGGCGCCGTCCCTGCAGATGTCCCCCACCGCACTCCTGATCACGGTGCTGTTCGGGGCCAGTCAGTCGTTTCTCACCCCCGTCGGGTATCAGACCAATCTGATGGTGTTTGGTCCTGGCCGGTATCGCTTCTTGGACGTCACCCGCTATGGCCTCGGCCTGACGGCGATCATGACCTTTTTGGTGCCGGCCTTGATCCTCTGGCATTACGGCGGATCCTGA
- a CDS encoding DUF2973 domain-containing protein: MLGSLFPLLYGALFVALLWQAFRVMSKGFRAASGPISGGPISDPKDRTGQVTIHPELLDSEGRITEEDLLTVRFGGDDDETSTAAGPGTE, encoded by the coding sequence ATGCTCGGTTCGCTGTTTCCGCTTCTCTATGGGGCCTTGTTCGTGGCCCTTCTCTGGCAGGCCTTCCGTGTCATGAGCAAGGGTTTTCGTGCTGCCAGTGGTCCGATCAGCGGTGGCCCCATCAGCGATCCCAAGGACCGCACTGGCCAGGTCACCATCCACCCGGAACTGCTGGACAGCGAGGGACGCATCACCGAAGAAGACCTGCTGACGGTGCGCTTCGGCGGTGACGATGACGAGACCTCGACGGCCGCTGGACCCGGCACTGAATAA
- a CDS encoding anhydro-N-acetylmuramic acid kinase: MHCLGLMSGTSADGVDAVLARFEGTAQHPQWSLLHHHHQPYPAELHQQVVAAGQGNPMSASLWLDLAEAITMVQAEAVQACDPVGKAEVIGCHGQTVWHRPPADGRRGASWQMLQAPLLAHLLQRPVIHDFRAADLALGGQGAPLVPRADAALVGRTEGWRALLNLGGIANLTLIPPRSGADRHAAVLGWDCGPANSLIDLGMLRFTDGAQNFDKGGAMAARGRADEAWIQRWLQEEYFQLAPPKSTGRECFGKEDLNRRLHQLDAASAPDAMATLTAFSAAVVAQDLEQLRQTSGIAPIELFTAGGGSQNPMLINELRRRCRGAQVDESSTLGVPADAREALVFALLAWWHERNHPGNVPAVTGASRETVLGVRVNPA, encoded by the coding sequence ATGCACTGCCTCGGGCTGATGAGCGGAACCAGTGCTGACGGTGTCGATGCCGTGCTGGCACGCTTCGAGGGCACGGCCCAGCATCCGCAATGGTCCTTGCTTCACCACCACCATCAGCCCTACCCAGCTGAGCTGCATCAGCAGGTGGTGGCTGCCGGCCAAGGCAACCCGATGTCAGCGTCCCTCTGGCTGGACCTGGCGGAAGCGATCACGATGGTGCAGGCGGAAGCGGTGCAGGCGTGCGATCCAGTCGGCAAAGCGGAAGTGATCGGCTGCCATGGTCAGACCGTCTGGCACCGTCCCCCGGCCGATGGAAGGCGGGGAGCTAGCTGGCAGATGCTGCAAGCACCGCTGCTGGCCCACCTGCTGCAACGGCCTGTGATCCATGACTTCCGGGCCGCTGATCTGGCCCTTGGCGGCCAGGGAGCACCCCTTGTGCCTCGGGCTGATGCGGCGCTGGTGGGGCGCACAGAGGGCTGGCGGGCGCTGCTGAACCTCGGCGGAATTGCCAACCTCACCCTGATCCCCCCCCGCAGTGGGGCAGACCGCCATGCCGCAGTTTTGGGATGGGACTGCGGGCCAGCAAACAGCCTGATCGACCTGGGCATGCTCCGCTTCACCGACGGGGCCCAAAACTTCGACAAGGGAGGCGCAATGGCCGCTCGGGGCCGTGCGGACGAGGCCTGGATCCAACGCTGGCTCCAGGAGGAGTATTTCCAGCTGGCACCGCCGAAATCCACCGGACGGGAGTGCTTCGGGAAGGAGGACCTCAACCGACGGCTGCATCAGCTGGATGCAGCCTCAGCCCCCGACGCCATGGCAACCCTGACAGCCTTTTCCGCCGCTGTTGTCGCGCAGGATCTGGAGCAGCTACGCCAGACAAGCGGCATTGCACCAATCGAACTGTTCACCGCAGGAGGTGGCAGCCAAAACCCGATGTTGATCAACGAATTGCGCCGGCGCTGCCGTGGTGCCCAGGTGGATGAGAGCAGCACTCTCGGGGTACCGGCAGATGCAAGAGAGGCCCTGGTCTTCGCGCTGCTGGCCTGGTGGCACGAGCGGAACCACCCCGGCAATGTGCCTGCGGTGACAGGGGCCAGTCGCGAGACCGTGCTTGGCGTGCGGGTGAATCCAGCCTGA
- a CDS encoding TrkH family potassium uptake protein: MPIGRAIERSQGWHRRLTVPQFTVVTGLLVVLIGTLLLATPLCSSSSVGLWEALFTATSAITVTGLSIIDIGTDLTTFGQAVLALMILAGGLGLMAITTFLQGFVVQGTALRRRLDRGQALDEFGVGGVGRTFRGIALTATLVILLGAVILYHFGFDDIPNQGERLWAAVFHSISAYNNAGFGLWSDSLERYRSNGVVNAVVMLLIVTGGLGWRVTSDLSTQLLRRGRGRRRLSLHSRLVLRTSLLLIAFGAGGLALTEWLNQGEIFTGMPWPERWLTALFESVTARTAGFTTVPLSLESVTESSLLLLMVLMFIGASPGGTGGGIKTTTVAALMAATRSTLRGREAVVIRNRTIGDKVVLRAVGITVGSLLFVMAMALLISIASNLNGKDSFTFMEMLFTCVSAFATVGLDLGVTIELPRFGQAVLMVGMFVGRLGILLLLSAIWEAMTQEQIHMHRQNRIGYPNEDLYV; the protein is encoded by the coding sequence GTGCCGATCGGAAGGGCCATTGAACGCAGCCAGGGCTGGCATCGTCGGCTCACGGTTCCCCAGTTCACCGTGGTGACCGGTTTGCTGGTGGTGCTGATCGGCACGCTGCTTCTGGCCACTCCGCTCTGCTCCTCAAGCAGCGTTGGGCTCTGGGAAGCGCTGTTCACAGCCACGTCCGCCATCACGGTGACGGGACTGTCGATCATCGACATCGGCACGGACCTGACGACCTTCGGTCAGGCGGTGCTGGCCCTGATGATCCTGGCCGGGGGGCTTGGCCTCATGGCCATCACCACCTTTCTGCAGGGCTTTGTGGTGCAGGGGACTGCTCTGCGCCGCCGCCTGGACCGGGGCCAAGCCCTCGATGAATTCGGCGTGGGGGGCGTTGGTCGCACCTTTCGCGGCATTGCCCTGACGGCAACGCTGGTGATCCTGCTGGGTGCCGTGATCCTCTATCACTTCGGCTTCGACGACATTCCCAACCAAGGAGAACGTCTATGGGCCGCCGTTTTTCACAGCATCTCGGCCTACAACAACGCAGGGTTCGGGCTCTGGAGCGACAGCCTCGAGCGCTACCGCAGCAATGGTGTGGTGAATGCCGTCGTAATGCTGCTGATCGTGACGGGGGGCCTGGGTTGGCGGGTCACCAGCGATCTGAGCACGCAGCTCCTGCGCAGAGGGCGAGGACGACGTCGTCTAAGCCTGCACTCCCGCCTGGTGCTCCGCACCAGCTTGCTGCTCATTGCCTTCGGAGCAGGAGGTCTGGCCCTGACCGAATGGTTGAACCAGGGCGAAATCTTCACGGGCATGCCCTGGCCTGAGCGCTGGCTGACGGCCCTGTTCGAATCCGTCACGGCGCGTACGGCTGGCTTCACCACCGTTCCGCTCTCGCTGGAAAGCGTGACCGAATCCAGCCTGCTGTTGCTGATGGTGTTGATGTTCATCGGGGCCAGCCCCGGCGGCACCGGTGGAGGGATCAAGACCACCACTGTGGCCGCCTTGATGGCGGCCACGCGCTCCACCCTGCGGGGCCGGGAAGCGGTGGTGATCCGCAACAGAACCATCGGCGACAAGGTCGTTCTGCGGGCCGTCGGCATCACGGTGGGCTCCCTGCTGTTCGTGATGGCCATGGCTCTGCTGATCAGCATCGCCAGCAATTTGAACGGCAAGGATTCATTCACCTTTATGGAAATGCTGTTCACCTGCGTCTCCGCCTTTGCCACGGTGGGCCTGGATCTCGGGGTAACCATTGAGCTTCCCCGTTTCGGCCAGGCTGTGCTGATGGTGGGAATGTTTGTGGGACGACTGGGAATCCTGCTGCTGCTCAGTGCGATCTGGGAAGCGATGACCCAGGAACAAATCCACATGCATCGCCAGAATCGAATCGGTTATCCCAACGAGGATCTGTATGTCTGA